A genomic stretch from Hypnocyclicus thermotrophus includes:
- the uvrB gene encoding excinuclease ABC subunit UvrB yields MFKLVSNFKKSGDQPEAIKKLKENIEFGHKHQVLLGVTGSGKTFTIANVINETSKPTLIIAPNKTLAAQLYSEYKKFFPYNAVEYFVSYYDYYQPEAYVPTTDTYIEKDSSINEEIDKLRHAATAALMTRKDVIIVASVSAIYGLGSPDTYKKMTLSLDRKVGASRNQIISKLIKLRYERNDYDFERGKFRVKGDIIDIFPSYMDTGYRLEFFGDDLEEISEINTLTGQTTRKNIERFSLLPATHYLAEESNFNNIISSIEKDLKEQVKFFESKNMLLEAQRIKQRTNYDLEMLKEIGYCKGIENYSRYLTNKKPGETPFTLLDYFPKDFLIFVDESHIGIPQIRGMYNGDKSRKTTLVENGFRLPSALDNRPLKFEEFLKKANQLIYVSATPGDYELGASSCVVEQLVRPTGLIEPEIEIRKTQNQIDDLMEEIRIREEKKERILITTLTKKMAEQLTEYYLEYGIKVKYMHSDIDTLERIEIIRELRKGSFDVLIGINLLREGLDIPEVSLVAILEADKEGFLRSKRSLIQTMGRAARNINGKVILYADIMTKSMNDAIKEVERRKKKQIAYNKKYNINPKSVIRTISEEVLNFDYGLDLKETIKIKQVFKSKKDIEKEIAKLEKEIKILSKELDFEKAIEKRDIMLNLKKLLLEL; encoded by the coding sequence ATGTTTAAATTAGTGTCTAATTTTAAAAAATCTGGTGATCAACCTGAAGCAATAAAAAAATTAAAAGAAAATATAGAATTTGGACATAAACATCAAGTTTTACTTGGTGTTACTGGTTCTGGTAAAACTTTTACGATAGCAAATGTAATAAATGAAACAAGTAAACCTACTCTAATTATCGCACCAAATAAAACTTTAGCAGCACAACTTTATTCTGAATATAAAAAATTTTTCCCTTATAATGCTGTTGAATATTTTGTATCATACTATGACTATTATCAGCCTGAAGCATATGTCCCAACTACTGATACATATATTGAAAAAGATAGTTCCATAAATGAAGAAATCGATAAGTTACGCCACGCCGCTACAGCTGCTCTTATGACTAGAAAAGATGTAATTATCGTTGCATCTGTCTCTGCTATTTATGGTTTAGGTTCTCCAGATACTTACAAAAAAATGACGCTTTCTCTTGATCGAAAAGTCGGAGCTTCACGTAATCAAATTATATCAAAATTAATAAAATTACGTTATGAAAGAAATGATTATGATTTTGAAAGAGGAAAATTTAGAGTTAAAGGTGATATTATTGATATATTTCCTAGTTATATGGATACTGGATATAGACTTGAATTTTTTGGAGATGACTTAGAAGAAATTTCAGAAATTAATACTCTTACTGGTCAAACGACAAGAAAAAATATCGAAAGATTTTCTTTGCTTCCTGCTACACATTATCTTGCAGAAGAAAGTAATTTTAATAATATTATTTCTTCTATTGAAAAAGATTTAAAAGAACAAGTAAAATTTTTTGAATCAAAAAATATGCTTTTAGAAGCTCAACGAATAAAACAAAGAACAAACTATGATTTGGAAATGTTAAAAGAAATTGGATATTGTAAAGGAATAGAAAATTATAGCCGATATCTTACAAATAAAAAACCTGGTGAGACACCTTTTACTCTTTTAGATTATTTTCCAAAAGATTTTCTTATATTTGTAGATGAATCTCATATTGGAATTCCACAAATTAGAGGAATGTATAATGGTGATAAAAGTAGAAAAACTACATTAGTTGAAAATGGATTTAGACTTCCTTCAGCTCTTGATAATAGACCTTTAAAATTTGAAGAATTTTTAAAAAAAGCTAATCAATTAATATATGTTTCTGCTACTCCTGGAGATTATGAACTTGGAGCAAGTAGTTGTGTTGTAGAACAACTTGTTAGACCAACTGGATTAATAGAACCTGAAATAGAAATAAGAAAAACTCAAAACCAAATTGACGACCTTATGGAAGAAATCCGTATAAGAGAAGAAAAAAAAGAAAGAATTCTTATTACTACTCTTACAAAAAAAATGGCTGAACAACTTACTGAATATTATTTAGAATATGGAATAAAAGTGAAATATATGCATTCTGATATAGACACTCTTGAAAGAATCGAAATCATTAGAGAACTTCGAAAAGGTAGTTTTGATGTATTAATTGGTATAAATCTTCTTAGAGAAGGTTTAGATATTCCTGAAGTTTCTCTTGTAGCTATATTAGAGGCAGACAAAGAAGGTTTTTTACGTAGTAAACGTTCTCTTATACAGACAATGGGAAGAGCTGCTAGAAATATAAATGGTAAAGTTATACTTTATGCAGATATTATGACAAAATCTATGAATGACGCAATAAAAGAAGTAGAAAGACGTAAGAAAAAACAAATAGCATATAATAAAAAATATAATATTAATCCAAAATCTGTAATTAGAACTATTTCTGAAGAAGTTCTCAATTTTGACTATGGACTTGATTTAAAAGAAACTATAAAAATAAAACAGGTCTTTAAATCTAAAAAAGATATAGAGAAAGAAATAGCAAAACTTGAAAAAGAGATAAAAATTTTATCAAAAGAACTTGACTTTGAAAAAGCAATTGAAAAAAGAGATATAATGTTAAATTTAAAAAAATTATTATTGGAATTGTAG
- a CDS encoding HD-GYP domain-containing protein: MKILIFSDENLSINSPLNFELAFVKTIEELLEKLNTFKDFVFSIIKIGNNSKKVVSILNKYNIPFLALYNNKEFEDANWYLKNGAKSIITHDFYNDFNLDLIKNYLKNNENNDYKLLYEFTKILRLNLDIENIILQLEKFIKNSFNVDTLFIIKEKYYYRKKVFNSKNEAILSNHYKLNFLNKFNEENYYTPINFEKEKALLLPIINKNDIIGKVLLFRQKILSPKELELLNIILSQFAVVCKNYFLLENSKNHYYNIVKALIKAIEAKDKYTKGHTSRVAKLSKEIALILNLPKNHVETIEMAAFLHDVGKIGIRDSVLLKPGKLSNEEYEEIKKHPEFGFEIIKDIEGMDKIAEIIKYHHERWDGKGYPEGLKGYHTPLEARIIAIADCYDAMTTARPYRKALSHEIALKEIKKYSGSQFDPILSNLFIKNEKIFKKIILEFN; encoded by the coding sequence TTGAAAATTCTTATTTTTAGTGACGAAAATTTATCAATCAACTCCCCTTTAAATTTTGAACTTGCATTTGTTAAAACTATTGAAGAATTATTAGAAAAACTTAATACTTTTAAAGATTTTGTTTTTAGTATTATTAAAATTGGGAATAATTCTAAAAAAGTTGTTTCTATTTTAAATAAATACAATATACCTTTTTTAGCTCTTTATAATAATAAAGAGTTTGAAGATGCTAACTGGTATTTAAAAAATGGCGCAAAATCAATAATAACTCATGATTTTTATAATGATTTCAATCTTGACTTAATTAAAAACTATTTAAAAAATAATGAAAATAATGATTATAAGCTTCTTTACGAATTTACGAAAATTCTTAGATTAAATCTTGATATAGAAAACATCATACTACAATTAGAAAAATTTATTAAAAATAGTTTTAATGTAGATACTCTTTTTATAATAAAAGAAAAGTATTATTATAGAAAAAAAGTATTTAATAGTAAAAATGAAGCGATTTTATCTAATCATTATAAATTAAATTTTTTAAATAAATTTAATGAAGAAAATTATTATACGCCAATTAATTTTGAAAAAGAGAAAGCTTTACTTTTGCCTATTATAAATAAAAATGATATAATTGGTAAAGTGCTATTATTTCGTCAAAAAATTCTTTCGCCGAAAGAATTGGAATTATTAAATATTATTTTAAGTCAATTTGCTGTTGTTTGTAAAAATTATTTTTTATTAGAAAATAGTAAAAATCATTACTATAATATTGTTAAAGCCTTAATAAAAGCAATTGAAGCTAAAGATAAATATACAAAAGGACATACTTCTCGAGTAGCAAAACTTTCAAAAGAAATAGCACTAATACTTAATTTACCTAAAAATCATGTAGAAACTATTGAAATGGCTGCTTTTTTACATGATGTTGGAAAAATCGGTATTAGAGATTCTGTTCTTTTAAAACCAGGTAAATTATCAAATGAAGAATATGAAGAAATTAAAAAACATCCCGAATTTGGTTTTGAAATAATTAAAGATATAGAAGGAATGGATAAAATTGCTGAAATAATTAAATATCATCATGAAAGATGGGATGGTAAAGGATATCCTGAAGGATTAAAAGGATATCATACTCCTCTTGAAGCTAGAATTATTGCAATTGCAGATTGTTATGATGCTATGACTACTGCTAGACCTTATAGGAAAGCTCTTTCTCATGAAATTGCTCTTAAGGAAATAAAAAAATATAGTGGCTCTCAATTTGATCCTATTTTGTCAAATTTATTTATAAAAAATGAAAAAATATTTAAAAAAATAATTTTAGAATTCAATTAA
- a CDS encoding tRNA1(Val) (adenine(37)-N6)-methyltransferase: MSFIENDETLDTLQKVNKKIIQKKKGFRFGVDAVLLANNIKIDKPSKILDIGTGTAIIPLLISNNKNIEYIDAIEIQDEIANMAKRSIEYNSLENLINIYNIDIKEFKKNKKYDIIITNPPYMKCETSNISSNIIKAISRHEIKLTLDNLLQSVREHLTLNGSFYLIYRTNRFYEVITKLENYKLYPKEIRFVYTKQNNKNSDLFILKSIKGKKGDFKVLEPLYIFDKKGEYSTEVKTYYY; this comes from the coding sequence ATGTCTTTTATAGAAAATGATGAAACACTTGATACTTTACAAAAAGTAAATAAAAAAATTATTCAAAAGAAAAAAGGATTTAGATTTGGTGTTGATGCTGTTTTATTAGCCAATAATATAAAAATAGATAAACCCTCTAAAATATTAGATATTGGTACTGGAACAGCTATTATACCTCTTCTTATTTCAAATAACAAAAATATTGAATACATTGATGCAATTGAAATTCAAGATGAAATAGCTAATATGGCTAAAAGAAGTATAGAATATAATTCATTAGAAAATTTAATTAATATTTATAATATAGATATAAAAGAATTTAAAAAAAATAAAAAATATGATATAATTATTACTAATCCACCATATATGAAATGTGAAACTAGTAATATTAGTAGTAATATAATAAAAGCTATTTCACGTCATGAGATAAAATTGACTTTAGATAATTTACTTCAATCTGTTAGAGAACATCTTACATTAAATGGTAGTTTTTACTTAATATATCGAACTAACAGGTTTTATGAAGTTATTACTAAGTTAGAAAATTACAAATTATATCCAAAAGAAATAAGGTTTGTATACACAAAACAAAATAATAAAAATTCTGATTTGTTTATTTTGAAATCTATAAAGGGAAAAAAAGGGGATTTTAAAGTACTTGAACCTCTATACATATTTGATAAAAAGGGAGAATACAGTACTGAGGTCAAAACTTATTATTACTAG
- a CDS encoding PSP1 domain-containing protein — MEYNVLGVIFNVTKKRYFFEIKKEDKTTYKKGDHVIVDTARGQELGTVYAEASIKDEKELVLPLKPVIKKASKEEYDYFLELRKEADSAFDICKKKIFEHELPMKLVTSEYTYDKSKLIFYFTAEGRIDFRKLVKDLAAIFKLRIELRQIGVRDEARILGSVGLCGVELCCRKFINKFDSVSIKMAREQGLVINPSKISGACGRLLCCIKYEYSQYVDELKKYPAVNQIVETPLGSGKVTTVNPLNDYMYIEIPEKGINKFSLREIRFDLEEANSLKNNHYESDEKIDKDLLKKLEEE, encoded by the coding sequence TTGGAATACAATGTACTTGGAGTAATTTTTAATGTTACTAAAAAAAGATATTTTTTCGAAATAAAAAAAGAAGATAAAACAACTTATAAAAAAGGGGATCATGTTATAGTCGATACTGCAAGAGGTCAAGAATTAGGTACTGTTTATGCAGAAGCTTCTATAAAGGATGAAAAAGAGCTTGTTTTACCTTTAAAACCTGTTATAAAAAAAGCTTCAAAAGAAGAATATGATTATTTTTTAGAACTTCGTAAAGAAGCTGATTCCGCTTTTGATATATGTAAAAAGAAAATTTTTGAACATGAATTACCAATGAAGTTAGTCACTTCAGAATATACTTATGACAAAAGTAAATTGATTTTTTATTTTACTGCTGAAGGAAGAATTGATTTTAGAAAATTAGTCAAGGATTTAGCAGCTATATTTAAATTAAGAATAGAACTTCGTCAAATTGGTGTAAGAGATGAAGCTAGAATCCTTGGTAGTGTTGGTCTTTGTGGTGTTGAACTTTGCTGTAGAAAATTTATTAATAAATTTGACTCTGTATCTATTAAAATGGCAAGAGAACAAGGATTAGTTATAAATCCATCTAAAATATCAGGGGCATGTGGGAGATTATTATGTTGTATAAAATATGAATATTCACAATATGTAGATGAATTAAAAAAATATCCTGCTGTTAATCAAATTGTTGAAACGCCTCTAGGTTCTGGTAAGGTGACTACTGTTAACCCTTTAAATGACTATATGTATATTGAAATTCCTGAAAAAGGAATAAATAAATTTTCTTTGCGTGAAATTAGATTTGATTTAGAAGAAGCTAACTCATTAAAAAACAACCATTATGAATCAGATGAAAAAATTGATAAAGATTTATTAAAAAAATTAGAAGAGGAATAA
- the radC gene encoding RadC family protein has protein sequence MGNEGHRQRLKLKFLNNDIDSFLDYEIIELLLTFSIPRKDTKPIAKELLKKFDNLNSILNASKEELFQIKGFKENSFILIKLLNSLVKLSLKDKMYSKIKFTSLKDILDFLYLELSYLEKENFKIIYLDTKNQFISDEILFEGTLDKSIIYPRELVKKILFHEAKSVIFVHNHPSGDVSPSKSDIDLTLFLKDLLYKLEIILLDHIIIGKNCYYSFKENNII, from the coding sequence GTGGGCAATGAAGGACATAGACAAAGATTAAAATTAAAATTTTTAAATAATGATATAGATTCTTTTTTAGATTATGAAATCATTGAATTACTTTTAACATTTTCAATTCCTAGAAAAGATACTAAACCTATTGCAAAAGAACTTTTAAAAAAATTTGATAATTTAAATTCAATTTTAAATGCATCAAAAGAAGAACTTTTTCAAATAAAAGGTTTTAAAGAAAATAGTTTTATTTTAATAAAATTATTAAATTCTTTAGTAAAACTTTCTTTAAAGGATAAAATGTATTCTAAAATAAAATTTACTTCTTTAAAGGATATTTTAGATTTTTTATATTTAGAACTTTCTTATCTTGAAAAAGAAAATTTTAAAATTATTTATTTAGATACTAAAAATCAGTTTATTTCTGATGAGATTTTATTTGAAGGTACTCTTGATAAAAGTATTATTTATCCTCGAGAATTAGTAAAAAAAATCCTTTTTCATGAAGCAAAATCTGTTATTTTTGTTCATAATCACCCTTCTGGTGATGTCTCACCTTCAAAATCAGATATTGATTTAACACTTTTTCTTAAAGATTTATTATATAAATTAGAAATAATTTTATTAGATCACATTATTATTGGTAAAAATTGTTATTATAGCTTTAAAGAAAATAACATTATTTAG